One Limimonas halophila genomic window carries:
- a CDS encoding valine--tRNA ligase translates to MLDKTYRPSDIEAKFQRIWREDGAFACHPDSDETPYTIMMPPPNVTGSLHMGHALTFTLQDTLIRHKRMQGYDALWQPGTDHAGIATQSVVERKLVSEGIQPEPLTRQEFLDHVWAFKEQSGGFITKQLAKLGASADWSRERFTMDDGLAHAVRQAFVTLYKEGLIYRDQRLVNWDPKLHTAVSDLEVNQEEVDGKLWHFRYPVEGGDGVTLTVATTRPETMLGDTGVAVHPEDERYQHLVGKHVILPLVGRRIPIVADTWADPETGSGAVKITPAHDFNDFEVGRRNDLDVINILDADACINANAPEVYQGLDRYAARERVVADLEAEGLVAQIEDHRHTVPHGDRSNVAIEPWLTDQWYVDAPTLAQPAIAAVKDGSTRFVPVEWEKTYLHWMENIQPWCISRQIAWGHQIPAWYGRDGDVFVEMTDDEAAAAAKRHYGVPAVALGIDDTPTDDQQRRAEAGELVLLRRDADVLDTWFSSGLWPFSTLGWPEETPELQRYYPTDVLVTAFDIIFFWVARMMMMGLHFRRDVPFKTVYIHALVRDAAGQKMSKSKGNIIDPLDLIERFGADALRFTLIALSAQGRDVKLSEDRVEGYRNFATKLWNAARFCQMYDVAPDPAFDPQQAKLRINRWVIAKTARTAQAVDAGLEGYKFNEAAGAVYQFTWHQFCDWYVEFAKPVLSGDDEAAAAETRATAAWVMQQLLHLLHPFMPFITEELWEHFGGGEGNRLITGAWPRLGEALIDADAEGEVDWLTEVIGAIRTVRGEMNVPNKSAVTVRVQAPGAETRARLETHAELIRRMARLETIEASEAGPPKGSAQFLIDGHTAYMPLEGIIDIDREHARLTKEIEKIDTDLEKLDKKLANEQFLQKAPAEVVAEQRERREQAATAREKLATALERLTG, encoded by the coding sequence ATGTTGGACAAGACGTACCGGCCGTCGGACATCGAAGCGAAGTTTCAGCGCATCTGGCGCGAGGACGGGGCCTTCGCCTGTCACCCCGACAGTGACGAGACGCCCTACACGATTATGATGCCGCCGCCGAACGTGACGGGCAGCCTGCACATGGGCCATGCCCTGACGTTCACGCTTCAGGACACCCTGATCCGGCACAAGCGCATGCAGGGCTACGATGCCCTGTGGCAGCCCGGCACGGATCACGCCGGCATCGCCACGCAGTCGGTCGTCGAGCGCAAACTCGTGTCCGAAGGCATCCAGCCCGAGCCCCTGACGCGCCAGGAATTCCTGGATCACGTCTGGGCGTTCAAGGAGCAGTCCGGCGGCTTCATCACCAAGCAGCTCGCCAAGCTCGGCGCCTCCGCCGACTGGTCGCGCGAGCGCTTCACGATGGACGACGGTCTGGCCCACGCCGTGCGGCAGGCCTTCGTCACGCTCTACAAGGAAGGGCTGATCTACCGCGATCAGCGCCTCGTCAACTGGGACCCCAAGCTGCACACCGCCGTCTCCGACCTGGAGGTGAACCAGGAGGAGGTCGACGGCAAGCTGTGGCACTTCCGCTACCCGGTGGAAGGCGGGGACGGCGTCACGCTGACGGTCGCCACGACGCGCCCGGAAACGATGCTGGGTGACACGGGCGTGGCCGTGCACCCGGAAGACGAACGCTACCAGCACCTCGTCGGCAAGCACGTCATCCTGCCGCTGGTGGGTCGCCGCATTCCCATCGTCGCGGACACCTGGGCGGACCCGGAGACGGGCAGCGGCGCCGTGAAGATCACGCCCGCCCACGACTTCAACGACTTCGAGGTGGGCCGGCGCAACGACCTCGACGTCATCAACATCCTCGACGCCGACGCGTGCATCAACGCGAACGCGCCCGAGGTCTACCAGGGCCTCGACCGCTACGCGGCGCGTGAGCGCGTGGTCGCCGACCTGGAGGCCGAGGGGCTGGTCGCCCAGATCGAGGATCACCGGCACACCGTGCCGCACGGCGACCGCTCCAACGTGGCGATCGAGCCGTGGCTGACGGACCAGTGGTACGTCGACGCCCCCACGCTGGCGCAGCCCGCGATCGCGGCCGTGAAGGACGGCAGCACCCGCTTCGTGCCGGTGGAGTGGGAGAAGACCTACCTGCACTGGATGGAGAACATCCAGCCCTGGTGCATCTCCCGGCAGATCGCCTGGGGCCACCAGATCCCGGCCTGGTACGGGCGCGACGGCGACGTCTTCGTCGAGATGACCGATGACGAGGCGGCGGCCGCGGCGAAACGCCACTACGGCGTGCCGGCTGTGGCGCTCGGCATCGACGACACCCCGACGGACGATCAGCAGCGCCGGGCCGAGGCCGGCGAGTTGGTGCTCCTGCGCCGGGACGCGGACGTGCTGGACACCTGGTTCTCCAGCGGCCTGTGGCCCTTCTCGACGCTGGGCTGGCCGGAGGAGACGCCGGAGCTTCAGCGCTACTACCCGACCGACGTGCTGGTGACGGCCTTCGACATCATCTTCTTCTGGGTCGCCCGGATGATGATGATGGGCCTGCACTTCCGCCGGGACGTGCCGTTCAAGACGGTCTACATCCACGCGCTGGTGCGCGATGCCGCCGGGCAGAAGATGTCCAAGTCCAAGGGGAACATCATCGATCCCCTAGACCTGATCGAGCGCTTCGGCGCGGACGCGCTGCGCTTCACACTGATCGCGCTGTCCGCGCAGGGCCGCGACGTCAAGCTCTCCGAGGACCGCGTGGAGGGCTACCGCAACTTCGCCACCAAGCTGTGGAACGCCGCGCGCTTCTGCCAGATGTACGACGTGGCGCCGGACCCGGCCTTCGATCCGCAGCAGGCGAAGCTGCGCATCAACCGCTGGGTCATCGCCAAGACGGCGCGCACCGCGCAGGCCGTGGATGCGGGCCTTGAGGGCTACAAGTTCAACGAGGCCGCGGGCGCGGTCTATCAGTTCACCTGGCACCAGTTCTGCGACTGGTACGTGGAGTTCGCGAAGCCGGTCCTCAGCGGCGACGACGAGGCCGCGGCGGCGGAAACGCGCGCCACGGCCGCCTGGGTGATGCAGCAGCTCCTGCACCTCCTGCATCCCTTCATGCCCTTCATCACCGAGGAGCTCTGGGAGCACTTCGGCGGCGGCGAGGGCAATCGCCTCATCACCGGCGCGTGGCCGCGGCTGGGCGAGGCGCTGATCGACGCCGATGCCGAGGGCGAGGTCGACTGGCTCACCGAGGTCATCGGCGCCATCCGCACCGTGCGCGGCGAGATGAACGTGCCCAACAAGAGCGCCGTGACCGTGCGCGTGCAGGCGCCGGGCGCGGAGACGCGCGCGCGGCTGGAAACCCATGCCGAGCTGATCCGGCGCATGGCGCGGCTGGAGACGATCGAGGCCAGCGAGGCCGGGCCGCCCAAGGGCTCGGCACAGTTCCTCATCGACGGCCACACGGCCTACATGCCGCTGGAAGGCATCATCGACATCGACCGCGAGCACGCGCGCCTGACCAAGGAAATCGAGAAGATCGACACCGACCTCGAAAAGCTCGACAAGAAGCTGGCCAACGAGCAGTTCCTGCAGAAGGCGCCCGCCGAGGTCGTCGCGGAACAGCGTGAGCGCCGCGAGCAGGCCGCGACGGCCCGCGAGAAGCTGGCCACTGCGCTGGAGCGGCTGACCGGGTAG
- a CDS encoding DUF2497 domain-containing protein — translation MSDQRQGGGEPSMEEILTSIRQIISEDETSDSSRSAQDDGGGPGDDGDDDVLELTDEVEPGETSADAGGQEAAESLENDPEAASDADADSAEGTPVAEPEPEQDDVPKSPQEALAAAAQAAMEDDEGEAPELDEPEAPTDAEPLEDADDDAAQEAQLGDDGDDATRADSMAADEVAAEPEPSEEAAEADAGDEIDAMMAAPTDDTPDSPATPEPETDHPSPASQQEAAMRENVTSEAVQEQATAALTELAKAAHSRDFDDDRPQSDADRILENLVRDALRPQLQAWLDENLPSLVERIVREEVRRMAVRAEGLAEDERSGGESA, via the coding sequence ATGAGCGATCAGCGGCAGGGCGGCGGCGAACCTTCGATGGAGGAAATCCTTACCTCCATCCGCCAGATCATTTCCGAGGACGAGACATCGGACTCGAGCCGGAGTGCGCAGGACGACGGCGGGGGTCCCGGGGACGACGGCGACGACGATGTGCTGGAACTGACCGACGAGGTCGAACCCGGCGAAACGTCGGCCGACGCCGGTGGGCAAGAAGCCGCCGAGTCCCTCGAGAATGACCCGGAGGCGGCATCCGACGCCGATGCGGACTCTGCCGAGGGGACACCCGTGGCCGAGCCCGAACCGGAACAGGACGACGTGCCGAAGTCGCCGCAGGAGGCCCTGGCTGCGGCCGCTCAGGCGGCGATGGAAGACGACGAAGGCGAGGCGCCGGAGCTCGACGAGCCCGAAGCGCCCACGGATGCCGAGCCCCTCGAGGACGCGGATGACGACGCCGCCCAAGAGGCGCAACTCGGGGATGACGGGGACGACGCAACACGTGCGGACTCCATGGCGGCCGACGAGGTCGCGGCCGAGCCCGAGCCGTCGGAGGAAGCCGCCGAAGCGGATGCCGGCGACGAGATCGACGCCATGATGGCCGCGCCGACGGACGACACGCCGGACTCCCCGGCAACCCCCGAACCCGAGACGGATCACCCCTCTCCGGCATCGCAGCAGGAGGCGGCCATGCGCGAAAACGTCACGTCCGAGGCGGTGCAGGAGCAGGCCACGGCCGCGCTGACCGAGCTCGCCAAGGCCGCCCACAGCCGCGACTTCGACGACGACCGCCCGCAATCGGACGCGGACCGCATTCTGGAAAACCTCGTCCGCGACGCCCTGCGCCCGCAGCTCCAGGCGTGGCTGGACGAAAACCTGCCCAGCCTCGTCGAGCGCATCGTCCGCGAGGAAGTACGCCGCATGGCCGTGCGCGCCGAAGGGTTGGCCGAGGACGAGCGCAGCGGCGGCGAATCCGCCTGA
- a CDS encoding NUDIX domain-containing protein — MANGPRLTQTDVPSDVEIVSAETPYDGYFRIDRYQLRHRLHDGGWSGTMTREVFERGHAVAVLPYDPVRESVVLLRQFRVPALAAGKAAWQTEVVAGIIEAGEDPEAVARRETVEECGLEARDLRLIHHYLVSPGGTTETVRLYAAVVDSTHAGGTHGVAAEHEDIEAVAVGFEQAQAMLADGTIDNAPAIIALQWLALNRESLRRRHGIT; from the coding sequence ATGGCCAACGGCCCGCGCCTTACGCAGACGGACGTGCCGTCCGACGTGGAGATCGTTTCGGCGGAAACGCCCTATGACGGCTACTTCCGCATCGACCGCTACCAGTTGCGCCACCGCCTGCACGACGGTGGCTGGAGCGGCACGATGACGCGCGAGGTTTTCGAGCGCGGCCACGCGGTTGCCGTGCTTCCCTACGATCCCGTGCGCGAGAGCGTCGTCCTGCTGCGCCAGTTCCGCGTGCCCGCCCTCGCCGCCGGCAAGGCCGCGTGGCAGACGGAGGTGGTCGCCGGCATCATCGAGGCGGGCGAAGATCCCGAAGCCGTCGCCCGGCGCGAGACGGTGGAGGAATGCGGGCTGGAAGCCCGCGATCTCCGGCTTATCCATCACTATCTCGTCAGCCCCGGTGGCACGACCGAGACCGTGCGGCTTTACGCCGCCGTCGTGGACAGCACGCACGCGGGCGGCACCCACGGCGTCGCCGCCGAGCACGAGGACATCGAGGCCGTCGCCGTGGGGTTCGAACAAGCGCAGGCGATGCTGGCCGACGGCACGATCGACAACGCCCCGGCGATCATCGCCCTGCAGTGGCTGGCCCTGAACCGCGAAAGCCTGCGCCGGCGCCACGGGATCACGTGA
- a CDS encoding protein-L-isoaspartate O-methyltransferase family protein yields MPDFETARLNMVESQLRPNRVSDEQLLDAFETVPRERFVPEALRSITYVDEDLKIAPSRYMMEPMVLARLLQTAAIEPGDVVLVIGAGTGYACAIAAHLAATVVGLESDAELASQAESALAALSIDNSVIVRGSLTEGYPKQAPYNVILINGAVEEIPAGITGQLADGGRLVTVERSGAGMGKAVLVERFADAFGRRHIFDAATPTLPGFEKAPGFVF; encoded by the coding sequence ATGCCGGATTTCGAAACCGCGCGTCTGAACATGGTGGAAAGCCAGCTCCGCCCCAACCGGGTGAGCGACGAGCAGCTGCTCGACGCCTTCGAAACGGTCCCGCGCGAGCGCTTCGTCCCCGAGGCGCTGCGGTCGATCACCTACGTGGACGAGGACCTCAAGATCGCGCCGAGCCGCTACATGATGGAGCCGATGGTGCTGGCCCGCCTGCTGCAGACGGCGGCGATCGAGCCCGGGGACGTGGTGCTGGTCATCGGCGCCGGCACGGGGTACGCCTGCGCCATCGCCGCGCATCTGGCAGCCACGGTCGTGGGCCTGGAAAGCGACGCCGAGTTGGCCAGCCAAGCGGAAAGCGCGCTGGCGGCGTTGTCCATCGACAACAGCGTGATCGTGCGCGGGAGCCTGACGGAGGGCTACCCCAAACAGGCACCCTACAACGTCATCCTGATCAACGGCGCGGTTGAGGAGATTCCCGCCGGCATCACCGGGCAACTGGCCGACGGCGGCCGGCTCGTCACCGTGGAGCGCAGCGGCGCCGGGATGGGCAAGGCGGTCCTGGTCGAACGCTTCGCCGACGCCTTCGGCCGGCGCCATATCTTCGATGCCGCCACCCCGACTCTGCCGGGCTTCGAAAAGGCGCCGGGGTTCGTTTTCTAG
- a CDS encoding PAS domain-containing protein: MTTHSVDSSRDLLLSEVSAPKVAEAIAYWRAKTPAGGAFPARTDIDPLEVPGLLGHLALIDVFQQPELRFRFRLFGTELVEVFRLDPTGKWVDHESLGAIAGHAHARFEQVVTQQAPLAAQSNLYQQSREHVGYEVVDLPLGTPADGVTMIMSCLQRV; the protein is encoded by the coding sequence ATGACGACGCATAGCGTCGACAGTTCGCGCGATCTGCTTCTGAGCGAGGTCAGCGCCCCCAAGGTCGCGGAGGCCATTGCGTACTGGCGCGCGAAAACCCCGGCCGGCGGCGCGTTTCCAGCGCGGACGGACATCGATCCGCTGGAGGTTCCGGGTCTCCTCGGCCATCTCGCGCTGATCGACGTGTTCCAGCAACCCGAGCTGCGGTTCCGCTTCCGCTTGTTCGGCACGGAACTTGTGGAGGTATTCCGGCTCGACCCCACCGGCAAATGGGTGGACCACGAAAGCCTGGGCGCGATAGCGGGGCACGCGCACGCCCGCTTTGAACAGGTGGTGACCCAACAGGCTCCGCTGGCGGCACAGAGCAATCTGTACCAACAGAGCCGCGAGCACGTGGGCTACGAGGTGGTCGACCTGCCGCTGGGCACCCCGGCGGACGGCGTGACGATGATCATGTCCTGCCTGCAGCGTGTGTGA
- a CDS encoding ParA family protein, whose amino-acid sequence MANLKGGTGKTTVAVNVAGALARRHDVVLVDADPQQAATAWTRGADNRVRARRHVMESGGEGGDGASDAGCRRWIEAVRGAAHSADYVVVDLPPRLSAVVAAAFALAEVVIVPVTPGGAEMRATRRTTAMIARARAARDGSRPDCILVPNRVDRRTAVGRALDSHLRELGEAVGPVLRQRAVHMSSFDAGAWVGAHAPDSEAMGEIEALVKYLRNRPDQQPAPPEASGAPASELSSSL is encoded by the coding sequence GTGGCGAACCTGAAAGGCGGGACCGGCAAGACCACCGTGGCCGTGAACGTGGCGGGCGCCCTCGCCCGGCGGCACGACGTGGTGCTGGTCGACGCCGATCCGCAGCAGGCCGCCACCGCCTGGACGCGCGGCGCCGACAACCGGGTCCGCGCCCGTCGGCACGTCATGGAGTCCGGGGGCGAAGGCGGCGACGGCGCGAGCGACGCCGGCTGCCGCCGCTGGATCGAGGCGGTGCGCGGGGCCGCCCATTCCGCGGACTACGTCGTCGTCGACCTGCCGCCACGCTTGAGCGCCGTGGTCGCGGCGGCTTTCGCCCTGGCGGAGGTGGTGATTGTGCCGGTCACACCCGGCGGGGCCGAAATGCGGGCCACGCGGCGCACCACCGCCATGATCGCCCGCGCCCGCGCGGCGCGTGACGGCAGCCGGCCCGACTGCATTCTTGTGCCCAACCGCGTGGACCGCCGAACGGCGGTGGGACGCGCGCTGGACAGCCACTTGCGCGAGCTCGGCGAAGCCGTCGGCCCGGTGCTGCGCCAACGCGCCGTGCACATGAGCTCCTTCGACGCCGGCGCGTGGGTGGGCGCCCATGCACCCGATTCCGAGGCCATGGGCGAGATCGAGGCGCTGGTGAAATACCTGCGCAACCGCCCCGATCAGCAGCCCGCGCCGCCCGAGGCATCCGGGGCGCCCGCGTCGGAGCTGTCGAGTTCGCTGTAG
- a CDS encoding TolC family outer membrane protein — protein MSAALVAVLGIPETGWATSLKEAMEQTYRTNPNLQAARRQLEATNEQVPQARSGWRPDVRVNISGGVQRRAATSAFESTSETTNPRTGELRVEQPVYQGGSTVAATERAKNQVRAERNRLASTAQDVLLRAVQAYMDVWRDQAVLRLNRNNVEVLRERLKATRQRFEVGEVTRTDVAQAESRLARAIADRTAARGDLEASRATYAEVIGSQPEDLTLPDAPEKLPATRTDIVAKARAENPTVQAAGFAEQAARKQVREIVGELLPQVQLVGSVSRSQRQTGEMSETDTAELLARLTVPLYQQGAVSSRVREAKQTASQRQLELASERRTAKQEAISAWEDLQAARSRIDSRQKQVETAEIALEGVTEENRVGERTVLDVLDQEQELLNAQVDLVRARRDLVVASYRVLAAVGDLNPGFVGLDVDPYPAEARYQAVDDRIFGLSVPGRDGDS, from the coding sequence GTGTCCGCCGCCCTTGTCGCGGTTCTCGGCATCCCCGAAACCGGCTGGGCGACGAGCCTGAAGGAGGCGATGGAACAGACCTACCGCACCAACCCGAACCTCCAGGCGGCCCGCCGTCAGCTGGAAGCGACCAACGAGCAGGTGCCTCAGGCGCGCTCGGGCTGGCGGCCGGACGTGCGGGTAAACATCTCCGGCGGAGTCCAGCGTCGCGCCGCGACCAGCGCGTTCGAATCCACCTCCGAGACGACGAACCCGCGCACCGGGGAGCTCCGTGTGGAACAGCCCGTGTACCAGGGAGGTTCGACGGTCGCGGCCACCGAGCGGGCGAAGAACCAGGTGCGTGCCGAGCGCAACCGGCTTGCGAGCACGGCCCAGGACGTTCTGCTGCGCGCCGTCCAGGCCTACATGGACGTCTGGCGCGACCAGGCGGTCCTTCGGTTGAACAGGAACAACGTCGAGGTCCTGCGCGAACGCTTGAAGGCGACCCGTCAGCGCTTCGAGGTCGGCGAGGTGACGCGCACCGACGTGGCGCAGGCGGAATCGCGCTTGGCGCGCGCCATCGCGGACCGCACAGCGGCGCGCGGCGATCTGGAAGCCAGCCGCGCGACCTACGCCGAAGTTATCGGCAGCCAGCCCGAAGATCTGACGCTGCCCGACGCGCCGGAGAAGTTGCCGGCCACACGCACCGACATCGTCGCCAAGGCGCGCGCCGAGAACCCGACCGTGCAGGCCGCCGGTTTCGCCGAGCAGGCGGCGCGCAAGCAGGTGCGCGAGATCGTCGGCGAGCTGCTGCCGCAGGTCCAGCTGGTGGGAAGCGTGAGCCGCTCGCAGCGCCAAACCGGGGAAATGTCGGAAACGGACACTGCTGAGCTCCTGGCCCGGCTGACAGTGCCGCTCTACCAGCAGGGCGCGGTGTCCAGCCGGGTGCGGGAGGCCAAGCAGACCGCCAGCCAGCGACAGCTCGAACTGGCGTCGGAGCGCCGCACGGCCAAGCAGGAAGCCATTAGCGCATGGGAAGACCTTCAGGCCGCGCGCTCGCGCATCGATTCCCGGCAAAAGCAGGTGGAGACGGCGGAAATCGCGCTCGAAGGCGTGACCGAGGAGAACCGAGTGGGCGAACGCACAGTCCTCGACGTGCTGGACCAGGAGCAGGAGCTGCTGAACGCCCAGGTCGACCTTGTGCGGGCGCGCCGGGATCTGGTCGTCGCCAGCTACCGTGTGCTCGCGGCCGTTGGCGACCTCAATCCTGGCTTCGTCGGCCTCGATGTCGATCCGTATCCCGCCGAGGCGCGCTATCAGGCCGTGGATGACCGCATTTTCGGATTGAGCGTCCCGGGACGGGACGGCGACTCCTGA
- a CDS encoding cysteine synthase A — protein sequence MQVRDGFVGTVGTTPLIRLNRVSEETGCEIYGKAEFLNPGGSVKDRAAWAIIKDAEERGKLRPGGVVVEGTAGNTGIGLALVGNARGYRTVIVIPETQSQEKKDMLRICGAELREVPAVPYRDPNNYVHVSGRLAEELAASDPNGAIWAQQFDNTANRQGHYETTGQEIWEQTDGGVDGFICAVGTGGTLAGVAHALREKNPNVKIGLADPPGAALYSYYTTGELKAEGSSISEGIGQGRITGNLEGLTVDHPFQIPDEESLPVTYDLLEHGGLLLGASSGVNVAGAMRMAREMGPGHTIVTILCDWGTRYTSKLFNPAFLHDKGLPAPRWLEQAGT from the coding sequence ATGCAGGTCCGCGACGGCTTCGTCGGCACGGTCGGCACCACGCCGCTCATCCGCCTCAACCGCGTCTCCGAGGAGACCGGCTGCGAGATCTACGGCAAGGCGGAATTCCTCAACCCGGGCGGGTCCGTGAAGGACCGCGCGGCCTGGGCGATCATCAAGGACGCGGAGGAGCGCGGCAAGCTGCGCCCCGGCGGCGTCGTGGTCGAGGGCACCGCCGGCAACACCGGCATCGGCCTGGCGCTCGTCGGCAACGCGCGCGGCTACCGCACCGTGATCGTCATCCCGGAGACGCAGAGCCAGGAAAAGAAGGACATGCTGCGCATCTGCGGCGCGGAACTCCGGGAGGTTCCGGCGGTTCCCTACCGCGATCCCAACAACTACGTGCACGTTTCCGGCCGGCTGGCCGAGGAACTGGCGGCAAGCGACCCGAACGGCGCGATTTGGGCGCAGCAGTTCGACAACACCGCCAACCGCCAGGGCCACTACGAAACGACCGGCCAGGAGATCTGGGAGCAGACCGACGGCGGCGTGGACGGCTTCATCTGCGCGGTCGGCACCGGCGGCACGCTGGCGGGCGTGGCGCACGCCCTGCGCGAGAAGAACCCGAACGTGAAGATCGGCCTCGCCGACCCACCGGGCGCGGCCCTGTACAGCTACTACACGACGGGCGAGCTGAAGGCCGAGGGCAGTTCCATCTCCGAGGGCATCGGCCAGGGCCGCATCACCGGCAACCTGGAGGGGCTGACGGTCGACCATCCCTTCCAGATCCCGGACGAGGAGAGCCTGCCCGTTACCTACGATCTGCTGGAGCACGGCGGCCTGCTGCTGGGCGCGTCCAGCGGCGTGAACGTCGCGGGCGCGATGCGCATGGCGCGCGAGATGGGCCCCGGCCACACCATCGTGACCATCCTCTGCGACTGGGGCACGCGCTACACCAGCAAGCTCTTCAATCCCGCCTTCCTGCACGACAAGGGCCTGCCCGCCCCACGCTGGCTGGAGCAGGCCGGGACATGA
- a CDS encoding bifunctional alpha/beta hydrolase/OsmC family protein, which produces MTIVSERITFTGGQGEQLAARLDRPTQTPCAYALFAHCFTCGKDIPAAQRIARTLAETGIAVLRFDFTGLGHSEGEFANTNFSANVDDLVVAANHLESTYDAPQLLIGHSLGGAAVIAASPRIPSARAIATIGAPADPAHVQHLLGEKRDEVSEHGEATVTLGGRSFRVRKHFLDDLGDHGLERILSASRAALMVFHSPIDNVVGIENASTIFTSAKHPKSFVSLDDADHLLSGRADAQYVARVLGAWADRHIASEAPAAEPEADHDDVVVREADGGGLANVIFAEGHRLPADEPKAVGGTETGPSPYGYLLGALGACTSMTLRMYAERKSLPLENVQVRLSHSRIHAKDCADCKSETGHVDVIRRRIAVYGDLSDSQRERLLTIADKCPVHRTLTSETRVYSELDSSDAGAPDASGGAGC; this is translated from the coding sequence ATGACGATCGTCAGCGAGCGCATCACCTTCACGGGCGGGCAGGGCGAGCAGCTGGCCGCGCGGCTGGATCGACCCACGCAGACGCCGTGCGCCTACGCGCTCTTCGCGCATTGCTTCACTTGCGGCAAGGACATCCCGGCCGCCCAGCGCATCGCGCGCACGCTGGCGGAAACGGGAATCGCCGTGCTGCGCTTCGATTTCACTGGGCTGGGCCACAGCGAGGGCGAGTTCGCCAACACCAACTTCTCGGCCAACGTCGACGATCTGGTAGTGGCGGCGAACCATCTGGAATCAACGTACGATGCGCCGCAACTCCTGATCGGCCACAGCCTGGGTGGGGCCGCCGTGATTGCCGCCTCGCCCCGGATTCCCTCGGCGCGGGCCATCGCCACCATCGGCGCACCGGCCGATCCCGCCCACGTCCAGCATCTCCTGGGCGAAAAACGGGACGAGGTGAGCGAACACGGCGAGGCCACGGTGACGCTCGGCGGGCGCTCGTTCCGGGTGCGCAAGCACTTCCTGGACGACCTGGGCGATCACGGCCTGGAACGGATTCTCTCGGCCTCGCGCGCGGCGCTGATGGTGTTCCACAGTCCCATCGACAATGTGGTGGGGATCGAGAACGCCTCGACGATCTTCACCTCGGCGAAACACCCCAAGAGCTTCGTCTCGCTGGACGACGCGGATCATCTGCTCTCCGGCCGCGCGGACGCGCAGTACGTGGCACGCGTGCTCGGTGCCTGGGCGGACCGCCACATCGCCAGCGAAGCGCCCGCCGCAGAACCGGAAGCTGATCACGATGACGTGGTGGTCCGCGAGGCCGACGGCGGCGGGCTGGCCAACGTCATCTTCGCCGAGGGGCACCGGTTGCCCGCGGACGAGCCGAAGGCCGTGGGCGGCACCGAAACGGGGCCGTCGCCCTACGGCTATCTGCTGGGCGCGCTGGGCGCATGCACCTCGATGACGCTGCGCATGTACGCCGAGCGCAAAAGCCTGCCGCTGGAAAACGTCCAGGTGCGCCTCTCGCACAGCCGCATCCATGCCAAGGACTGCGCGGACTGCAAGAGCGAGACGGGTCACGTCGACGTCATCCGGCGCCGCATCGCGGTTTACGGCGATCTGTCGGATTCCCAGCGCGAGCGCCTGCTGACGATCGCGGACAAGTGTCCGGTCCACCGGACGCTGACCAGCGAAACCCGCGTCTACAGCGAACTCGACAGCTCCGACGCGGGCGCCCCGGATGCCTCGGGCGGCGCGGGCTGCTGA
- a CDS encoding DUF5335 family protein — translation MATRTLPRDEYERFFDRVSRTLHGRRVQIEVASLALGDQIEANWIELTGITYEPGSDTLYITGPDLDHIIRQPKTVDVVEGAGGLETVHVRRSDDTDEIIRLSEPLMLPEH, via the coding sequence ATGGCGACGCGCACGTTGCCCAGGGACGAATATGAACGCTTTTTCGACCGGGTATCCCGGACCCTGCACGGGCGCCGGGTCCAAATCGAGGTCGCCTCACTCGCTCTGGGCGACCAAATCGAAGCCAACTGGATCGAGTTGACCGGCATCACTTACGAGCCGGGGAGCGACACGCTCTACATCACCGGGCCGGATCTCGATCATATCATTCGCCAGCCGAAGACAGTGGATGTCGTTGAAGGCGCCGGCGGCCTCGAAACCGTCCACGTGCGCCGCAGCGACGACACGGACGAGATCATCCGGCTGAGTGAACCGCTGATGCTTCCCGAGCACTGA